The following proteins are encoded in a genomic region of Bosea beijingensis:
- the soxA gene encoding sulfur oxidation c-type cytochrome SoxA — protein sequence MSGSTFLSPDLRRQQDDPNRNPAWFWVDQGKELFAEKPATGQACLGCHADPAASLRGAATSYPQVDGSSGKLLNLEGRIEQCRVERQQQPAFGYESAELLSLTAYVASLSRGQPMSVRTDGPARPFYEAGQAFYERRQGQLNLSCKQCHDGLVGQKLRGDTISHGAGTGYPAYRLEWNNVGSLHRRLRACSLGVRATQFDYGSPEYLALELYLAGRASGLPVETPAMRR from the coding sequence GTGTCCGGCAGCACGTTCCTGTCACCGGACCTGCGGCGCCAGCAGGACGATCCAAACCGCAATCCAGCCTGGTTCTGGGTCGATCAGGGCAAAGAGCTTTTCGCTGAAAAGCCAGCGACCGGGCAAGCCTGCCTGGGCTGCCATGCAGATCCTGCGGCGAGCCTGCGCGGCGCCGCAACAAGCTACCCCCAGGTCGACGGGTCAAGCGGCAAGCTGCTCAACCTGGAAGGGCGGATCGAGCAATGCCGGGTCGAGCGCCAGCAGCAGCCCGCTTTCGGCTATGAGAGCGCAGAACTGCTGTCGCTCACCGCCTATGTCGCCTCGCTCTCGCGGGGGCAGCCGATGAGCGTGCGGACCGACGGGCCTGCACGTCCTTTCTACGAGGCCGGCCAGGCCTTCTACGAGCGCCGGCAGGGGCAGCTCAATCTCTCCTGCAAGCAGTGCCATGACGGGTTGGTCGGGCAGAAGCTGCGCGGCGACACGATCAGCCATGGTGCCGGCACGGGCTATCCGGCCTATCGCCTGGAGTGGAACAACGTCGGCTCGCTGCACCGCCGGCTGCGGGCCTGCTCCCTGGGTGTCCGGGCGACGCAGTTCGACTACGGCTCGCCCGAATATCTCGCGCTCGAACTCTATCTCGCCGGCAGGGCCAGCGGGCTGCCGGTCGAGACACCCGCCATGCGGCGGTAA
- a CDS encoding c-type cytochrome has product MKTIAATTALLAATWLGATSVSAQDAAAGEKSFAKCRACHQVGEAAKNVIGPALNGVFGRQSGTVEGYSYSPANKNAGITWDDASFAEYIKDPKAKMPGTKMVFAGIKNDKEIADLTAYLKQFGSDGKKL; this is encoded by the coding sequence ATGAAGACCATCGCTGCAACCACCGCGCTGCTGGCTGCGACATGGCTCGGCGCGACATCGGTCAGCGCCCAGGATGCCGCCGCGGGTGAGAAATCCTTCGCCAAATGCCGGGCCTGCCATCAGGTCGGTGAGGCTGCAAAGAATGTGATCGGCCCGGCGTTGAACGGGGTTTTCGGGCGCCAGTCCGGCACCGTCGAGGGCTATAGTTATTCGCCAGCCAACAAGAACGCCGGCATCACCTGGGACGATGCCAGCTTCGCCGAGTACATCAAGGACCCGAAGGCGAAGATGCCCGGCACGAAGATGGTCTTCGCCGGCATCAAGAACGACAAGGAAATCGCTGACCTGACCGCCTATCTCAAGCAGTTCGGCTCGGACGGCAAGAAGCTCTAG
- a CDS encoding NAD(P)/FAD-dependent oxidoreductase, protein MRPTRRDLVAGSGAVLAAATLGITAVLGQAKARVVVVGGGPGGATAAKYIARDSGGAIAVTLVEEREVYQSCFHSNLYVGGLKSYEQLLHRYDALTATYGITLARQRAVQIDRDTKAVLLADGTRLPYDRLVLSPGIDLKYDSVPGWSQAAEEVMPHGWKPGRQTQLIREKLDAVPDGGTIVMIAPPNPYRCPPGPYERASMFAHVLKTTGRTKARIVILDPKDSFSKQGVFMPDWEKRYGSMIEWLGPRVHDGIKSVDPAKGTVVTGFETYENCAFVNVIPAQMAGAIAREAGLAPAGGYCSIDPATMKSTVDPAIFVLGDACIAGDMPKSAFSANNQAKVAAMIVCSELVGGPAFPARYFNTCWSLVAPDDAIKVGGRYEPKDGRIAAVETFISQPGEGDEVRRQTQAENVAWYEAISADIFT, encoded by the coding sequence ATGAGACCGACACGCCGTGATCTGGTTGCTGGCTCCGGGGCCGTTCTAGCCGCAGCGACATTGGGTATCACTGCCGTTCTCGGCCAAGCGAAAGCCCGCGTGGTCGTGGTCGGCGGCGGGCCGGGCGGTGCGACGGCCGCCAAATACATTGCCCGCGACAGCGGCGGCGCCATCGCTGTAACCCTCGTCGAAGAGCGCGAGGTTTATCAAAGCTGCTTTCACTCCAACCTCTATGTCGGCGGCTTGAAGAGCTATGAGCAGCTTCTGCATCGCTATGACGCGCTGACGGCGACCTATGGCATTACGCTCGCACGCCAGCGCGCCGTCCAGATTGACCGCGACACGAAGGCGGTCTTGCTCGCCGACGGCACGCGGCTGCCTTACGATCGCCTCGTACTCTCGCCGGGCATCGACCTGAAATACGATTCCGTCCCGGGCTGGTCTCAGGCTGCCGAGGAGGTCATGCCGCATGGCTGGAAGCCGGGCCGGCAAACGCAACTGATCCGCGAGAAGCTCGATGCGGTGCCCGATGGCGGAACGATCGTGATGATCGCCCCGCCGAATCCCTATCGGTGCCCGCCCGGCCCCTATGAGCGCGCATCGATGTTCGCCCACGTGCTCAAGACGACCGGTCGAACCAAGGCGCGAATCGTGATCCTCGACCCGAAGGACAGCTTCTCCAAGCAGGGTGTCTTCATGCCCGATTGGGAGAAGCGCTATGGGTCGATGATCGAGTGGCTTGGCCCGCGTGTGCATGACGGCATCAAGTCGGTCGACCCGGCGAAAGGCACCGTAGTCACCGGCTTCGAGACCTATGAGAACTGCGCTTTCGTCAACGTCATACCCGCCCAGATGGCAGGCGCGATCGCACGCGAGGCGGGTCTGGCACCTGCCGGCGGCTATTGCTCGATCGATCCGGCGACGATGAAATCGACTGTCGACCCAGCGATTTTCGTACTCGGCGACGCCTGCATAGCCGGCGACATGCCCAAATCCGCCTTCTCGGCCAACAACCAGGCCAAGGTGGCGGCGATGATCGTCTGCTCGGAGCTAGTCGGCGGCCCGGCCTTTCCGGCGCGCTATTTCAATACCTGCTGGAGCCTCGTCGCCCCGGACGACGCCATCAAGGTCGGCGGTCGCTACGAGCCCAAGGACGGGCGCATCGCCGCGGTGGAGACCTTCATCTCCCAGCCTGGCGAAGGCGACGAGGTCCGCCGCCAGACGCAGGCCGAGAACGTCGCCTGGTACGAGGCGATCAGCGCCGACATCTTCACCTGA
- a CDS encoding c-type cytochrome yields the protein MSKQTAPDCYGAHAAGRYGLPNACRSLRILALAGVTLVLGWGPAEAAGNEVLGRYLSAECTACHQLSGKSVGGIPAIIGWPEDQFAAVLASYGRKERGGQVMQAIAAKLSPDDMTALAAYFGALSPKP from the coding sequence ATGTCGAAGCAGACCGCCCCCGACTGCTACGGTGCGCATGCCGCAGGCAGGTATGGCCTGCCGAACGCGTGCCGTAGCTTGCGCATCCTTGCGCTGGCAGGCGTGACGCTGGTGCTCGGATGGGGGCCGGCTGAAGCGGCCGGGAACGAGGTGCTCGGGCGCTATCTTTCGGCTGAATGCACAGCCTGCCATCAGCTTTCGGGAAAGAGCGTCGGCGGCATTCCCGCCATTATCGGCTGGCCGGAAGACCAATTCGCTGCCGTGCTGGCCTCATATGGCCGCAAGGAGCGCGGCGGCCAGGTTATGCAGGCCATCGCCGCGAAACTCAGCCCTGACGATATGACCGCGCTCGCCGCCTATTTCGGCGCGCTTTCGCCGAAGCCATGA
- the msrA gene encoding peptide-methionine (S)-S-oxide reductase MsrA: MFSLRKKTEIPSAAEALPGRAAAIPTAESHFVNGRALAGPYPEGTRKAVFGLGCFWGAERKFWQSGEGIWVTAVGYAGGSTPNPTYEEVCSGLTGHTEIVLVVFDPARIAYEDLLKIFWENHDPTQGMRQGGDIGTQYRSAIYTYDAEQQAAAEHSREEYGKALAAGGYGPITTEIREAPTLYFAEDYHQQYLAKNPAGYCGLGGTGVACQIGLGVEA; encoded by the coding sequence ATGTTCTCCCTGCGCAAGAAGACCGAGATTCCGTCCGCCGCCGAGGCACTGCCCGGCCGTGCCGCGGCGATCCCGACGGCCGAGTCCCATTTCGTCAATGGTCGCGCCCTGGCCGGCCCCTATCCCGAGGGAACCCGCAAGGCCGTTTTCGGCCTCGGTTGCTTCTGGGGTGCCGAGCGCAAGTTCTGGCAGAGCGGCGAAGGCATCTGGGTGACCGCCGTGGGCTATGCCGGCGGCTCGACGCCGAATCCGACCTACGAGGAGGTCTGCAGCGGCCTGACCGGGCATACCGAAATCGTTCTGGTCGTCTTCGATCCCGCCAGGATCGCCTATGAGGATCTGCTGAAGATCTTCTGGGAGAACCACGACCCGACCCAGGGCATGCGGCAGGGCGGCGATATCGGCACGCAATACCGCTCGGCGATCTATACCTATGACGCCGAGCAGCAGGCCGCCGCCGAGCATTCGCGCGAAGAGTATGGCAAGGCGCTGGCGGCCGGCGGCTACGGCCCGATCACGACCGAGATCCGCGAGGCGCCGACGCTCTATTTCGCCGAGGATTACCATCAGCAGTACCTGGCCAAGAACCCGGCTGGTTATTGCGGGTTGGGCGGCACCGGCGTCGCCTGTCAGATCGGCCTCGGCGTCGAGGCCTGA